A single region of the Oncorhynchus kisutch isolate 150728-3 linkage group LG30, Okis_V2, whole genome shotgun sequence genome encodes:
- the gadd45aa gene encoding growth arrest and DNA-damage-inducible, alpha, a isoform X1 translates to MGKMTFEELSGDYSAERMDTVAKALEEVLSLALPQGCITVGVYEAAKSLNVDPDNVVLCILATDDEDVKDVALQIHFTLIQAFCCENDISILRVNNTRRLAEILGGGTQGGEPMDLHCVLVTSPHSSSWKDPALSKVNRFCRESRCMDQWVPIINLPER, encoded by the exons ATGGGCAAAATGACATTTGAGGAACTAAGTGGGGATTATTCTGCAGAAAG GATGGATACAGTGGCAAAAGCATTGGAAGAGGTTCTCTCATTGGCATTACCCCAAGGATGCATTACAGTAGGGGTCTATGAAGCAGCAAAATCATTGAATGT AGATCCAGATAATGTGGTTCTGTGCATCCTGGCAACAGATGACGAGGATGTAAAGGACGTGGCCCTTCAGATCCACTTCACCCTGATCCAGGCATTCTGCTGTGAGAATGACATCAGCATCCTGCGAGTTAACAACACCAGGCGTCTGGCAGAGATCCTCGGCGGAGGGACACAGGGGGGAGAGCCCATGGATCTGCACTGTGTCCTGGTCACT AGCCCACACTCCTCCTCCTGGAAAGACCCAGCCCTGAGCAAAGTGAACCGCTTCTGCAGGGAGAGCCGGTGCATGGACCAGTGGGTACCCATCATTAACCTCCCTGAGCGATGA
- the gadd45aa gene encoding growth arrest and DNA-damage-inducible, alpha, a isoform X2, with product MDTVAKALEEVLSLALPQGCITVGVYEAAKSLNVDPDNVVLCILATDDEDVKDVALQIHFTLIQAFCCENDISILRVNNTRRLAEILGGGTQGGEPMDLHCVLVTSPHSSSWKDPALSKVNRFCRESRCMDQWVPIINLPER from the exons ATGGATACAGTGGCAAAAGCATTGGAAGAGGTTCTCTCATTGGCATTACCCCAAGGATGCATTACAGTAGGGGTCTATGAAGCAGCAAAATCATTGAATGT AGATCCAGATAATGTGGTTCTGTGCATCCTGGCAACAGATGACGAGGATGTAAAGGACGTGGCCCTTCAGATCCACTTCACCCTGATCCAGGCATTCTGCTGTGAGAATGACATCAGCATCCTGCGAGTTAACAACACCAGGCGTCTGGCAGAGATCCTCGGCGGAGGGACACAGGGGGGAGAGCCCATGGATCTGCACTGTGTCCTGGTCACT AGCCCACACTCCTCCTCCTGGAAAGACCCAGCCCTGAGCAAAGTGAACCGCTTCTGCAGGGAGAGCCGGTGCATGGACCAGTGGGTACCCATCATTAACCTCCCTGAGCGATGA